One Corynebacterium efficiens YS-314 DNA segment encodes these proteins:
- the folP gene encoding dihydropteroate synthase has protein sequence MSFSSAYATGELPVIMAIVNRTPDSFYDRGATFEDTAALERVATVINEGAGIIDIGGVKAGPGEFVSTQEEIDRVVPTIAAVRQRFPDIHISVDTWRSSVADVAIRAGATLVNDTWAGHDPELLEVAGHHRVGYVCSHTGGVVPRTRPYRVHFDDIVADVIRETTTLAEKAVRAGVPEEWIFIDPTHDFGKNTFHGLELLRRIDEIVATGWPVLMALSNKDFIGETVDRPVDKRVAGTLAATAWAAARGCAAFRVHEVADTRDVVQMTAAIAGDVAPLNTIRGLV, from the coding sequence ATGAGTTTTTCCTCCGCCTACGCCACCGGGGAGCTGCCGGTGATCATGGCCATCGTCAACCGCACCCCGGACTCCTTCTATGACAGGGGTGCCACCTTCGAGGACACCGCCGCACTGGAGCGGGTGGCCACGGTCATCAATGAGGGCGCCGGGATCATCGACATCGGCGGTGTCAAGGCGGGGCCGGGGGAGTTCGTCTCCACGCAGGAGGAGATCGACCGTGTGGTGCCCACCATCGCGGCGGTGCGTCAACGTTTCCCCGATATCCACATCTCGGTGGACACCTGGCGTTCCAGCGTGGCGGATGTGGCCATCCGGGCAGGGGCCACCCTGGTCAATGACACCTGGGCGGGCCACGATCCCGAACTCCTCGAGGTCGCCGGGCACCACCGCGTGGGGTATGTCTGCTCCCACACCGGTGGTGTCGTGCCCCGTACCAGGCCGTACCGGGTCCACTTCGATGACATTGTCGCCGATGTCATCCGGGAGACCACCACGCTTGCGGAGAAGGCGGTGCGCGCCGGGGTTCCGGAGGAGTGGATCTTCATCGACCCCACCCATGACTTCGGCAAGAACACCTTCCACGGACTGGAGCTGCTGCGCCGCATCGATGAGATCGTGGCCACCGGCTGGCCGGTGCTCATGGCGCTGAGCAACAAGGACTTCATCGGGGAGACGGTGGATCGGCCCGTCGACAAGCGTGTCGCCGGGACCCTGGCCGCTACGGCCTGGGCGGCGGCCCGGGGATGCGCGGCGTTCCGCGTCCACGAGGTCGCTGACACCCGCGATGTCGTGCAGATGACCGCCGCGATCGCCGGTGACGTCGCCCCCCTCAACACCATCCGGGGGCTGGTGTGA
- a CDS encoding glucosyl-3-phosphoglycerate synthase codes for MSSISVVIPALNEAPTVAGVVEAALADNPDEVIVIDADSTDATAVNARRAGATVYNWREILPAVPTRPGKGESLWRGVEAARGEIVVFVDADLTSLRPGMVRALAAPFTDPGIHLVKADYLRSFGDRPTGGGRVTELTAKPLLRLLFPELAHIRQPLGGEYAIRRATARALPFVAGYGVEAGLLIDVATTHGVQSIGQVDLGRRCHDHQPLSALAGMAEVVAAIILQRSGRDVPINQRDPLDSLPC; via the coding sequence GTGAGCTCCATCAGCGTGGTCATCCCCGCACTCAATGAGGCACCGACGGTCGCCGGTGTGGTCGAGGCCGCACTCGCGGACAACCCCGACGAGGTCATCGTCATCGACGCGGACTCCACCGACGCCACCGCCGTCAATGCGCGCCGGGCGGGAGCCACCGTCTACAACTGGCGGGAGATCCTGCCGGCCGTGCCCACCCGACCCGGCAAGGGTGAATCCCTGTGGCGCGGCGTGGAGGCGGCGCGCGGGGAGATCGTCGTGTTCGTCGATGCTGATCTCACCTCCCTGCGACCCGGCATGGTCCGCGCGCTGGCGGCGCCTTTTACCGATCCCGGCATCCACCTGGTCAAGGCCGATTACCTCCGATCCTTCGGGGACCGGCCCACCGGGGGAGGGCGCGTGACCGAACTGACCGCCAAACCGCTGTTGCGACTACTGTTTCCCGAACTGGCCCACATCCGCCAACCGCTCGGGGGCGAATATGCCATCCGGCGGGCCACGGCGCGGGCACTGCCGTTCGTCGCCGGGTACGGGGTGGAGGCCGGCCTGCTTATCGACGTCGCCACCACCCACGGGGTACAGTCCATCGGGCAGGTCGACCTGGGCCGGCGGTGCCATGACCACCAACCCCTGAGTGCACTCGCGGGCATGGCCGAGGTGGTGGCCGCGATCATTCTCCAACGCAGCGGCCGCGACGTCCCGATCAACCAGCGTGATCCGTTAGACTCATTGCCATGCTGA
- a CDS encoding DivIVA domain-containing protein, translated as MLTWIVMIVVLAALVVLFTWLFAKLFGRGEQAMPLPDNEEIIEHNRRVVGRGDIDDIVFETALRGYRQDQVDDVVAHLNWKIDALTARLDKLGDTAPKTAVEQGFPSTPVRPHENTSPTGNPENG; from the coding sequence ATGCTGACCTGGATCGTGATGATCGTTGTGCTCGCCGCACTCGTCGTGCTGTTTACCTGGCTGTTTGCCAAACTGTTCGGGCGCGGCGAGCAAGCCATGCCGCTCCCGGACAATGAGGAGATCATCGAGCATAACCGCCGGGTGGTGGGCCGGGGCGACATTGATGACATCGTGTTCGAGACCGCCCTGCGTGGTTACCGCCAGGACCAGGTCGATGACGTGGTCGCACACCTGAACTGGAAGATCGACGCCCTCACCGCACGCCTGGACAAGCTCGGCGATACCGCCCCGAAAACCGCGGTTGAACAGGGTTTCCCCTCCACACCGGTCCGTCCACACGAAAACACTTCTCCGACCGGGAATCCTGAAAACGGGTAA
- a CDS encoding DUF3117 domain-containing protein, whose amino-acid sequence MAAMKPRTGSGPMEAVEESRKIVMRIPSDGGGRLVVELNKEEAAELGALLLEAAK is encoded by the coding sequence ATGGCAGCAATGAAGCCACGGACCGGTAGCGGACCAATGGAAGCGGTCGAAGAGAGCCGCAAGATTGTGATGAGGATTCCATCCGACGGGGGCGGGCGCCTTGTTGTGGAACTGAACAAGGAAGAGGCCGCCGAACTCGGTGCGCTTCTCCTGGAGGCCGCCAAGTAG
- a CDS encoding methyltransferase domain-containing protein — MLSHIIDVLADPIDGSPLRGVDDFTRLVSESGHSYDVARQGYVTLAGGAGLRYSGDDAEMISARETFLTGGHFAPFVEAIADAVHDVLDAGEVADDAHPVICEIGAGTGYYLSHTLDSVAGARGIGIDVSVHAAKHLARCHPRVGAVVADAWARLPIQSESVDAITVIFAPRNAAEFARILKPKGQVIVLTADAGHLAELREPLGIIDVEEGKVERMIEQAAGHLQPVGDSEPVEFEMMLDQQSIASQIGMSPSARHLKPEALAARIQALPEQMKVTARARITRLGRIS; from the coding sequence GTGCTTTCACACATCATTGATGTCCTGGCGGACCCGATTGACGGCAGCCCCCTGCGTGGTGTGGATGACTTCACCCGACTGGTATCTGAATCCGGGCATTCCTACGATGTCGCCCGCCAGGGGTATGTCACCCTTGCAGGCGGTGCCGGCCTGCGCTACTCCGGTGATGATGCCGAGATGATCAGCGCCCGGGAGACCTTCCTCACCGGTGGGCACTTCGCCCCCTTCGTCGAGGCGATCGCCGATGCAGTCCATGATGTGCTGGACGCCGGTGAGGTCGCCGACGATGCCCACCCCGTCATCTGTGAGATCGGCGCGGGTACCGGTTACTACCTCTCCCACACTCTCGACAGCGTGGCAGGCGCCCGCGGCATCGGCATCGATGTCTCGGTGCATGCCGCCAAGCACCTGGCCCGGTGTCATCCCCGCGTCGGTGCCGTGGTGGCCGATGCCTGGGCCCGTCTGCCCATCCAGTCGGAATCCGTCGATGCCATCACTGTCATCTTCGCACCGCGTAATGCTGCGGAGTTCGCCCGCATCCTCAAGCCGAAGGGACAGGTCATCGTGCTGACAGCCGACGCCGGTCACCTCGCGGAGCTGCGTGAACCCCTCGGTATCATCGATGTGGAGGAGGGCAAGGTTGAGCGCATGATCGAGCAGGCAGCCGGACATCTCCAGCCCGTGGGTGACAGTGAGCCCGTGGAATTCGAGATGATGCTGGACCAGCAGTCCATCGCCTCCCAGATCGGCATGAGCCCGTCGGCACGCCACCTCAAACCCGAGGCACTGGCTGCGCGTATCCAGGCACTGCCGGAGCAGATGAAGGTCACCGCCCGGGCCCGTATCACCCGCCTCGGCCGTATTTCCTAG
- a CDS encoding GH32 C-terminal domain-containing protein translates to MAETPPTHHRPELHLTSESGLLFAPAGVLLDGDTWHVFHQYRPTPEEGPRWAHQFSEGNPFSWDISDDVLAPTGGETQVRAGAVVANKGGVDLYFTSVTADSSAIHVARIDDLDATMESVSDNPLSLDSGVVRIGRVVGDSESFTRFRSPCVVPDWEDGTNREEGHEGWLMLAVAGPMEKPVVVILHSPDGRDWQISGRLTFQGAHGLPEDAIMVSPRLIRLRDEVDGEIYDILIITVEENGVDRSGYVVGKLDDAEFTVVTPFTRIDHGHDFSRPRNTNYTSGTVDEEERYHQAHIFGLMNGVGRLDDPTSHKSWSDEGWANCLSVPRVVTLQDGTLFQTPPEGLITAIHESDAAAGWTGLCDIPDGSSVSIELRDQKGNTAAVVHHRHSELVIDRSMNPCHENDPLAVAPLSAEDTDSVFIVVDGSTLEVFADGGEVAMASRVYFEHGPVFNFEVTTTGEASIINAEAHYPDEYSSQGLPDLDELTQFNPDEHPHEGPVR, encoded by the coding sequence ATGGCTGAGACTCCCCCCACCCATCACCGCCCGGAACTGCACCTGACCTCCGAGTCTGGTCTGCTGTTCGCCCCGGCCGGTGTGCTCCTCGATGGTGATACCTGGCATGTTTTCCACCAGTACCGCCCCACCCCCGAGGAGGGACCGCGGTGGGCCCACCAGTTCTCCGAGGGCAACCCCTTCAGCTGGGATATCAGTGATGATGTCCTCGCCCCCACGGGTGGGGAGACACAGGTGCGGGCCGGTGCCGTGGTGGCCAACAAGGGCGGGGTTGACCTCTACTTCACCTCGGTGACCGCGGACAGTTCCGCAATCCACGTGGCGCGTATCGACGATCTGGATGCCACCATGGAGTCAGTGTCCGACAACCCACTGAGCCTGGATTCCGGTGTGGTGCGGATCGGCCGCGTCGTAGGTGACTCCGAGTCCTTCACCCGGTTCCGTTCCCCCTGCGTGGTCCCCGACTGGGAGGACGGCACCAACCGTGAGGAGGGCCACGAGGGATGGTTGATGCTCGCGGTGGCCGGCCCCATGGAGAAACCGGTGGTGGTCATCCTCCACTCCCCCGATGGCCGCGACTGGCAGATCTCCGGACGGCTGACCTTCCAGGGGGCCCACGGACTGCCAGAGGATGCCATCATGGTGAGCCCACGACTGATCCGCCTGCGTGATGAGGTGGATGGGGAAATCTACGACATTCTCATCATCACCGTCGAGGAGAACGGGGTGGATCGTTCGGGGTATGTCGTCGGCAAGCTTGACGACGCCGAGTTCACCGTGGTCACCCCGTTCACCCGCATCGACCACGGCCATGACTTCTCCCGCCCCCGCAACACCAACTACACCAGCGGCACCGTGGATGAGGAGGAGCGGTACCACCAGGCCCACATCTTCGGACTGATGAACGGTGTGGGCCGCCTGGATGACCCGACCTCCCACAAGAGCTGGTCAGATGAGGGCTGGGCCAACTGCCTGTCCGTGCCACGCGTGGTCACACTCCAGGACGGCACACTCTTCCAGACCCCACCCGAGGGTCTCATCACCGCCATCCACGAATCCGACGCGGCCGCGGGTTGGACCGGGCTCTGTGACATCCCCGACGGCAGCTCCGTGTCCATCGAGCTGCGTGACCAGAAGGGCAACACCGCGGCCGTGGTCCACCACCGTCACAGTGAATTGGTCATCGACCGGTCCATGAACCCGTGCCACGAAAATGACCCGTTGGCCGTCGCGCCGCTGTCCGCCGAGGACACCGACTCCGTGTTCATCGTGGTCGATGGTTCCACCCTGGAGGTCTTCGCCGACGGCGGCGAGGTCGCCATGGCCAGCCGTGTCTATTTCGAGCACGGCCCGGTCTTCAACTTCGAGGTCACCACCACCGGGGAGGCCAGCATCATCAACGCCGAGGCCCACTACCCCGATGAGTATTCCTCCCAGGGCCTGCCCGATCTGGATGAGCTGACGCAGTTCAATCCCGATGAGCACCCGCATGAGGGTCCGGTGCGCTGA
- the glgC gene encoding glucose-1-phosphate adenylyltransferase, which translates to MVECVKGRPNVLAIVLAGGEGKRLFPLTEDRAKPAVPFGGTYRLIDFVLSNLVNAGYLKIAVLTQYKSHSLDRHISVSWNVSGPTGQYIASVPAQQRLGKRWFTGSADAILQSLNLISDEKPDYVIVFGADHVYRMDPSQMVDEHIKSGKSVSVAGIRVPRHEATAFGCIQSDDEGNITEFLEKPADPPGTPDDPDVTFASMGNYVFTTEALVRALKDDSENEDSEHDMGGDIIPYFVDRGDAHVYDFSRNIVPGATERDKGYWRDVGTIDAFYECHMDLISVHPIFNLYNKEWPIHTTVEGNLPPAKFVQGGIAQSSMVAPGSIISAGTVRNSVLSTDVIVEEGATVEGAVLMPGVRIGKGAVVRHAILDKNVVVRDGELIGVDHDRDSQRFKVSAGGVVTVGKNQVV; encoded by the coding sequence ATGGTTGAGTGTGTGAAGGGTAGACCAAATGTATTAGCAATCGTTCTCGCTGGTGGCGAGGGTAAGCGTCTGTTTCCGCTGACGGAGGACCGTGCCAAACCGGCCGTTCCCTTCGGCGGAACCTATCGGCTTATTGACTTTGTACTTTCAAACCTGGTCAATGCCGGGTACCTGAAGATCGCTGTGCTCACGCAGTACAAGTCGCATTCCCTCGACCGGCATATCTCCGTTTCCTGGAATGTTTCTGGCCCGACCGGCCAGTACATCGCCTCGGTCCCGGCGCAGCAGCGCCTGGGCAAGCGGTGGTTCACAGGCTCCGCAGATGCCATCCTCCAGTCACTCAACCTGATCTCCGATGAGAAGCCGGACTATGTCATCGTCTTCGGCGCGGACCATGTGTACCGCATGGATCCGAGCCAGATGGTCGATGAGCATATTAAATCCGGCAAGTCGGTGTCTGTGGCAGGTATCCGTGTGCCACGCCACGAGGCCACCGCATTCGGCTGCATCCAGTCCGATGATGAGGGCAACATCACCGAATTCCTGGAGAAGCCGGCGGATCCGCCCGGTACCCCGGATGATCCGGATGTCACCTTCGCCTCCATGGGCAACTACGTGTTCACCACCGAGGCTCTGGTGCGTGCGCTCAAGGATGATTCGGAGAACGAGGACTCCGAGCACGACATGGGCGGTGACATCATCCCGTACTTCGTAGACCGCGGTGATGCCCATGTGTATGACTTCTCCCGAAACATCGTGCCCGGTGCCACCGAGCGCGACAAGGGATACTGGCGTGATGTCGGTACCATCGACGCCTTCTACGAGTGCCACATGGATCTGATTTCCGTGCACCCGATCTTCAACCTCTACAACAAGGAATGGCCGATCCACACCACCGTGGAGGGTAACCTGCCGCCGGCGAAGTTCGTGCAGGGCGGTATCGCACAGTCCTCGATGGTCGCCCCGGGATCCATCATCTCGGCGGGTACTGTGCGTAACTCCGTGCTGTCCACCGATGTCATCGTCGAGGAGGGGGCCACCGTGGAGGGCGCGGTCCTCATGCCGGGCGTACGCATCGGTAAGGGAGCGGTGGTTCGCCACGCCATCCTGGATAAGAACGTCGTGGTGCGCGACGGTGAGCTCATCGGAGTCGATCACGACCGTGATTCCCAGCGCTTCAAGGTCAGTGCCGGCGGTGTGGTCACCGTGGGTAAGAACCAGGTGGTCTGA
- a CDS encoding O-methyltransferase, with protein MSNAFEFLRNYVESTTEIDPALATAREDAAEFGLPVPDEVTGQLITTLAAATNSEGSTGAIAITPAAGLVGLYILRGLADGTTLTCIDPETEHQRHAKAIFREAGYSPSRVRFLPSRPLDVMGRLAFDSYQLVFGQVSPMDLRAFIDAAWPLLRPGGVLMLADALLDGTVSDETRKDRDTVAAREADDYVRALDGAHVARLPLGAGLTLVTKKT; from the coding sequence GTGAGTAATGCCTTCGAGTTCCTTCGTAACTATGTCGAATCCACCACGGAGATCGATCCCGCCCTGGCAACCGCTCGTGAGGATGCCGCCGAGTTCGGCCTCCCGGTGCCCGATGAGGTGACCGGCCAGTTGATCACCACCCTGGCCGCCGCCACCAACAGTGAAGGGTCCACCGGCGCGATCGCCATCACCCCCGCGGCCGGCCTGGTTGGCCTCTATATCCTCCGGGGCCTGGCAGACGGAACCACCCTGACCTGCATCGACCCGGAGACCGAGCACCAGCGTCATGCGAAGGCCATCTTCCGCGAGGCCGGCTACTCCCCCTCCCGCGTCCGTTTCCTGCCCTCGCGTCCCCTCGACGTGATGGGTCGACTCGCCTTCGACAGCTACCAGCTGGTCTTCGGCCAGGTCTCCCCCATGGATCTGCGCGCCTTCATCGACGCCGCCTGGCCGCTGCTGCGTCCGGGTGGTGTCCTCATGCTTGCCGACGCTCTCCTCGACGGCACAGTCTCCGACGAGACCCGGAAGGACCGCGACACCGTGGCCGCCCGCGAGGCGGATGACTACGTCCGCGCCCTCGACGGGGCACATGTGGCCCGCCTCCCCCTCGGCGCCGGTCTAACGCTGGTGACCAAGAAGACCTAA
- the sigE gene encoding RNA polymerase sigma factor SigE, translating into MTNKPRDLEPAAIDLTPVEPTEELSGTAAFDAGQAEMPSWGELVAEHADSVYRLAFRLSGNQHDAEDLTQETFMRVFRSLKNYQPGTFEGWLHRITTNLFLDMVRHRGKIRMEALPEDYERVPGNDMTPEQAYTVANLDPALQEALDDLSPDFRVAVILCDVVGLSYDEIAETLGVKMGTVRSRIHRGRTQLRASLEAAAQDNEEVSILVPTT; encoded by the coding sequence ATGACCAATAAGCCCCGAGACCTTGAACCCGCTGCCATCGATCTCACCCCGGTAGAACCTACCGAGGAACTGTCGGGCACCGCTGCGTTCGACGCCGGTCAGGCAGAAATGCCGTCGTGGGGTGAACTGGTGGCGGAACATGCCGACAGTGTCTATCGTCTCGCATTCCGGTTGTCCGGTAATCAGCATGATGCTGAGGACCTTACCCAGGAAACCTTTATGCGGGTATTCCGTTCGCTGAAAAACTATCAGCCCGGCACTTTCGAGGGATGGCTCCACCGGATCACCACCAACCTGTTCCTGGATATGGTCCGTCACCGTGGAAAAATCCGCATGGAGGCACTGCCCGAGGATTATGAGCGGGTCCCGGGTAACGACATGACCCCGGAGCAGGCCTATACCGTGGCCAACCTCGATCCTGCTCTGCAGGAGGCCCTCGATGACCTGAGCCCGGATTTCCGCGTGGCCGTCATCCTGTGTGATGTGGTGGGTCTGAGCTATGACGAGATTGCTGAAACCCTCGGCGTGAAGATGGGTACTGTCCGGTCCCGTATCCACCGTGGACGCACCCAGCTCCGTGCCAGCCTCGAAGCTGCAGCCCAGGACAATGAGGAGGTTTCCATCCTGGTTCCCACCACCTAG
- a CDS encoding anti-sigma factor family protein, translating into MFNSDSTGDVRSQLRQPRITRPDSAKDDAGGQGFDKARRPKSAGSKSGKPKLAPRQLEAIREIRLGEVLKTTLVEKSQQLQSKTQDFASVDHLSSDAAAMFIDNELSRGAMHRARLHLVHCAECRQEIARQRDTVDFVRTECRNDNVTAPSDLKAKLMSLANECAPGPGAEDAAIQRPESFVAKVESVVRAVRRTQGR; encoded by the coding sequence ATGTTCAATTCCGACTCCACGGGGGATGTCAGATCCCAGCTTCGCCAGCCCCGCATCACCCGGCCCGACAGTGCCAAGGATGATGCCGGTGGTCAAGGGTTTGACAAAGCCAGGCGCCCAAAGAGTGCCGGGTCGAAGTCTGGCAAGCCGAAGCTCGCTCCGCGTCAGCTCGAGGCGATCAGGGAAATCCGGCTGGGGGAGGTCCTCAAGACCACGCTGGTGGAGAAATCCCAACAGCTTCAATCCAAAACCCAGGACTTCGCCTCCGTGGATCATCTGTCTTCCGATGCCGCAGCCATGTTCATCGACAATGAGTTGAGCAGGGGGGCGATGCACCGCGCCAGGCTGCACCTCGTGCACTGCGCGGAATGCCGTCAGGAGATCGCGCGCCAGCGCGACACTGTTGATTTCGTGCGGACGGAATGCAGGAACGACAACGTGACCGCCCCTTCCGATCTCAAGGCGAAACTGATGAGTCTGGCCAACGAATGCGCCCCGGGACCGGGAGCGGAGGACGCCGCGATTCAGCGACCGGAGTCTTTTGTGGCTAAAGTTGAATCGGTGGTACGCGCGGTACGCCGCACCCAGGGGCGTTGA
- the tatB gene encoding Sec-independent protein translocase subunit TatB: MFSNVGWGEILLLFIVGLIVIGPERLPRLMEDLKAAIVAARTAINNAKQNLDTDFGEEFDEIRKPMAQIAQIRSMSPKTAITRALFDGDDSFLDSFDPKKIMADDTAGQAHRQQVAKTGTTPEHAEVVERPADRIDPTQSPNTPGKNNDGGKPPAGGGYTWTDLI; the protein is encoded by the coding sequence ATGTTTTCTAACGTCGGCTGGGGAGAGATCCTCCTGCTTTTCATCGTGGGTCTCATTGTTATCGGACCTGAACGGCTTCCCCGTCTGATGGAGGACCTGAAGGCGGCCATTGTCGCCGCCCGCACCGCGATCAACAACGCGAAGCAGAATCTGGATACTGATTTCGGCGAGGAATTCGATGAGATCCGTAAACCGATGGCCCAGATCGCCCAGATCCGCAGCATGTCCCCCAAGACCGCCATCACCCGTGCACTCTTCGACGGTGATGACTCCTTCCTGGACTCCTTCGACCCGAAGAAGATCATGGCCGATGACACCGCAGGTCAGGCACATCGCCAGCAGGTGGCGAAAACCGGCACCACACCAGAACACGCTGAGGTGGTGGAACGTCCGGCAGACCGGATCGATCCGACGCAGTCCCCGAACACCCCGGGGAAGAACAATGATGGTGGCAAACCGCCAGCCGGGGGCGGTTATACCTGGACCGATCTGATCTAG